GGTCAGGGTCAACATGCCAAGTACCTGCCACCTGTCCAGACACAACGGTTGTGTGAGCCATTGCCGGAGCAACTAAGGCAACCATAGTAACTGCTGTCAGTGTAGGAATTGTATTCATCAGAATCATGGCGATGAATTGGATAAAGGCCTAGGGAATGACTAGCGATCGTATCAGTAGCACTCCTAGGATCACCAAGGCTAGTAGTGCTGATCCCAGCCAGTTTTGCCAACTCCAAGCCAGTGCACCGAGATAGTTAGACCCTACCAAGATAGTATGTGTACCAACTAACAGTAAGGCTGGCACAGTCAGCAAGTGGAGTTTGCGCCAGAGGTTACCAAGGCGATTAACCATGGCATCGGTACTCGTGAGAGCAGCAGGCAGCATCAGCATTAATGCCATCACGCCAGCCACAATGCCAATTTGGTAGGTAGGGATGGTAAAGACGATCGCCATTACGTTCCAGTTGAAACTGTGGTCTAGCATGTGGGCGGTATGAATTAGAGAGAGCACAAAGGCACTAACTCCAATCGTGCGGCGGTAGCGCAGGGGGAATGCCCAAATCGGACTGATGGGGCGGGCAATCAGAGCCACAACCAAGCATATCAACGCTCCATAGCCACTGTAGTCAACCATGGCATCGGTGCGGCAGAGCGTCAGAATGCCAATCGTCAGTGTCACCCATCCCCCTAGTTGATAGAGTTGGCTGCGGCGATCGCGACTAATCCGAGCAGTAACCAGTCCAGTGCCTACCATCGTCGGCAAGGTGCCCAGGCCAAATGCCAGCATAGTGGCTGCTCCCTGCACCGGATCGCTAGTTTCTGCGGCCTTGATTTGAGCAATGTAGAGAAACCCACAGGGGATCAGCCCCCAGAGCCAGCCCAAGACAATAGGAGTCCACCAGTGAGGTTGTCGGCTTATGTAGGCTAAGGCACTGCTAAGCCGTTGATGTAGCCCTGCTAGGGGTTGAAACATGGGTACTTTAGGCAAGCTTACAGGCAGAACTTGGCTTAGCCCTATCCAAATTAGCAGCGTGCCCAGCAGAAGAGCGATTCCCCGCCGTAATGGACTTCCAATCCCAGCGAGGTGCCCGCCTGCAATCAGAAGGGAGCCAACAGCCCCGATCGCCATGCCGACTAACCCATAGCTAACTAATCGTCCTACGTTAAGTAGACACTGGTGATACAGTTGTTGCCGCCAAGTAAGGGAACTGGTACCTGCTGGTGATAGGGCAACGGCTGCTGTTAGAGGGCCACACATACCGATGCAGTGGCCAAAACTTCCGAGAAAACCCATGATGGCTACAAGTGCCAGATCTGCGGTTATTACCATCTTCAGACATGAAAGGGTACTACTAGTAAGGGCCACCAGACCCAACAGAACCAAACCCAAGGTTGGAGCGTTGCTTCGGGTAACTGGGTAGATGGGGCTAGCAGAGCATTCATCCGTTCCGTGAGGCGATCAACGCTAGCACATTCCCCAAAGGAAGCAGTTCCTTCGTAGGACTCTTGCCATGGACTTTTGACCACTGCCAGCAACACCTCAGCTAGCAACAGTGAATCCACCCGTTGAGCTGCCCACCCATCAGCTCGAAGTTCTCGCAAGGTCAACAACTCCTGCCATAGCAGGTTGGTATAGGGTAACCAGCAGGTCAAGCGCCGCAACCACCCCAACCAAAAGAACCAAAATGTGTCTTGGTAATAGGCATGAGCTTGTTCATGGGTAATCACTGCCGCTAGTTGAGTGGGATTAAGGGTGGTCAGCATCCCTTGACTAATAACTAGCTCTGGCCGCCAAAATCCAACCTGAGCACTGTAGAGCAAGGGGCTGTCTAACAATCGACAGGGCTGGTTGCTGGCATCTTGAGCAGAGACTGTCAGCAAGGGGTAGGTACGAATACGCTGGAGAGTCTGCTGTCCTTGCCACACAAGCTGAAGCCACAGCACACTTGCCCATCCTAGAAATGCTAAGGCTACACTATAGCAGCACCAGCCTTCCCAGAAGCCTACCATTTGACCTTGTGGCCCCATTAGGCTGATGGCGATCGCCGTCATGATTAACAACAACGGTGGCAACAAAAAGGCGCAGAGTGCCCGCTGCCAACGATCGCCCCAACTGCGCTTGCTGCTGAAGCTTACCAGCCAATACCATCGCCACCAGCAACAGTAAACTGCCACGACTATTACCATTAGCCCATGCATCATAGTTTCTCCCTTGCTTGGCGTATGGTTTGAATTCGTTGAGCAATCTCCGTCAGTCGGTCTAAGCTAACTTGGTCAAGGCTATCGGCAAATGCTGCTACCACATCAGGATTACCCACTGCCAGAAACTCGTGCAGTCGAGCATAGGCTAGTAATGCCTGTGCCTGCTCTTGGGTAACTAGGGGACACCACCGATAACTGCGTCCCTGTTGATTGCAAGATAGCCAACCCTTACTGGTGAGTCGCTTCAAGACGGTAGTAACCGAGGCATAGGCTAACTCTCGATTAGGATCAGCAAGGATGCGATCGTGGACATCTTTAACCGTAACCTCACCTAGCTCCCAAACAATCTGCAAAATTTCAGCTTCTAAAGGGCCTAGGGAAAGTTGGTATGGACGATGGCTTGGCAAAGGGGGCATATCACCAGAGAATCCTGACTATCTTGCTTTACTCCTATC
The Cyanobacteriota bacterium DNA segment above includes these coding regions:
- a CDS encoding sulfite exporter TauE/SafE family protein encodes the protein MGFLGSFGHCIGMCGPLTAAVALSPAGTSSLTWRQQLYHQCLLNVGRLVSYGLVGMAIGAVGSLLIAGGHLAGIGSPLRRGIALLLGTLLIWIGLSQVLPVSLPKVPMFQPLAGLHQRLSSALAYISRQPHWWTPIVLGWLWGLIPCGFLYIAQIKAAETSDPVQGAATMLAFGLGTLPTMVGTGLVTARISRDRRSQLYQLGGWVTLTIGILTLCRTDAMVDYSGYGALICLVVALIARPISPIWAFPLRYRRTIGVSAFVLSLIHTAHMLDHSFNWNVMAIVFTIPTYQIGIVAGVMALMLMLPAALTSTDAMVNRLGNLWRKLHLLTVPALLLVGTHTILVGSNYLGALAWSWQNWLGSALLALVILGVLLIRSLVIP
- a CDS encoding M56 family peptidase, whose amino-acid sequence is MMHGLMVIVVAVYCCWWRWYWLVSFSSKRSWGDRWQRALCAFLLPPLLLIMTAIAISLMGPQGQMVGFWEGWCCYSVALAFLGWASVLWLQLVWQGQQTLQRIRTYPLLTVSAQDASNQPCRLLDSPLLYSAQVGFWRPELVISQGMLTTLNPTQLAAVITHEQAHAYYQDTFWFFWLGWLRRLTCWLPYTNLLWQELLTLRELRADGWAAQRVDSLLLAEVLLAVVKSPWQESYEGTASFGECASVDRLTERMNALLAPSTQLPEATLQPWVWFCWVWWPLLVVPFHV
- a CDS encoding BlaI/MecI/CopY family transcriptional regulator, producing the protein MPPLPSHRPYQLSLGPLEAEILQIVWELGEVTVKDVHDRILADPNRELAYASVTTVLKRLTSKGWLSCNQQGRSYRWCPLVTQEQAQALLAYARLHEFLAVGNPDVVAAFADSLDQVSLDRLTEIAQRIQTIRQAREKL